A window of the Bacteroidota bacterium genome harbors these coding sequences:
- a CDS encoding four helix bundle protein, with the protein MRNDKENAIAKLTLEYSLDIIKYAEVLEKEKKFVIANQLLKSRTSIGANVREAQNAESKVDFIHKLKIAAKESDETEYWLVLCKLSESYPNPDILEDKLHVVCKILSKISIIKKAHIVFSN; encoded by the coding sequence ATGAGAAATGACAAAGAAAATGCAATTGCGAAGCTGACTTTAGAGTATTCACTCGACATTATTAAGTACGCAGAAGTGCTCGAAAAAGAAAAGAAATTTGTTATTGCAAATCAGCTGCTAAAATCCCGAACTTCTATTGGGGCGAATGTGAGAGAGGCGCAAAATGCAGAAAGTAAAGTTGATTTCATTCATAAACTAAAGATTGCAGCTAAAGAATCAGATGAAACAGAATACTGGCTTGTTCTATGCAAATTATCTGAAAGCTATCCGAATCCGGACATTCTGGAAGATAAACTTCATGTAGTCTGTAAGATTTTGTCAAAAATTAGTATCATCAAAAAAGCACATATAGTATTTTCAAATTAG